The DNA segment CCTCCTGCTGGCAGGGGGCTTCTCCTAATTCACCTCAtggctgctggcagccctgccagcaACAGCAGCCCAAATGCTTTGTGCAGAAGTTACAGTTCCACTAGTTTTTGTTCCTAAAATACAATGAGTGTGTAACAAAAGCTGACTCAGAATGACCTCACTCATTCCAGCCCCATCCAtctcccacatcccacatcAACAAGACTGACTGATTTGGAATCAGTGATCCAGCGGCAGAAATTAGCATTTGGTTCCTTGGTAACTCTTATTCAATCAATACATGTTTTACATTTTAGGCCTCAGTGACAGGATGATCAGAACAAATTAGAAAATCTCAGGTGGAATAAACCTAATGGCTGTGGgacatttctaaaataaaaatgcctgtTGAATCACAAATAATAGCTTGGCTGCAATCTCAGGAGTCTAATTATGAAATGGATGTGGAATCATTCTGTAATTATTTAGAAAGTTTATTTCAGCAGCCAGGAATTCTCTCTATGTTTACTATATATCATCACAAGTCCTCTGTGGTTATTTGTAACATCTACCCAGAAAGACACATGAATAAGAGAGGCAATTTTAAGAAATGGAGACTTTTATAAGTCAATGCCAGGAATAAATTGAGAACAAATTCCTCAACAGAGTTAAATCACTTCCAGTCAGTCCAAATAGAGCAGAGcttgctctgccctgcagcagggatgtTCTCACCATAATGCAAAACCCTGCAACACTTCTGCTCAGTGCTTCTACCTTTGCCTTAGGAAAGAGCCCAGCCCAAAACCAGGAAAAGCCTGTGCACAATGTGGATTTTAAACTGGTGACACGGCTCCAGGAACACGATCATCACTTTGAAGGACTTGCTACGTGGTCctcctgtactcagcactggtgaggctgcaccttgaatcctgttttcagttttaggtcactcactacaagaaagatattgaggtgctggaacaagtccagagaagggcaatggagctgaggaagggtctggagcacaagatTATGAGAAGCAGCTCCAGTTTTGACTGGAGAAAATTAGGCTCAGGGGAAACCACCTCGCTCCCTAAAACTACCTAGAAAAAGATTGTAGATGGGGGtgttggcctcttctcccaatTAACAGAAATGGAACAAGAGGAAAAGGCCTCAgattgcaccaggggaggtttagattggctataaggaaaaatttcttcaccaaaagggttgtcaagcactggaacagactgcccagggaagccaTTAGATCAcaatccctggaggtatttaaaagacatttagatgtggcacttggggatatggtttagtggtggccttggcactgTTGCGTTAACAGCTGGATTCACTGACCTTAAATatcttttccaaccaaaacaATTCTGACATACTACATCTGCAAACAGGGCCATGACTCTGCCTTCAGAAGTGAGTTCTGTTGTGATGATCAGATGGCCACATGCAGTACCACCACCCCACCCCAGTTTTTACAAAGGTTAGCAATCCAGGCCCACAGGTCCTGGTGGATGGCCCAGGTCTGCCCACCCCACCAAAGGGGTACTGAGAAATCTGTGTGACCATGAAAACTTCCAGCACAGGGTAGTAACAACTGAAGGGCAACGAGATCCTGTGGGTCCTTCACggagcagcacaggcactgtTGGTGCTGCACTTTGCACTGGTCACAACTGCACTTCCTGGGGGAAAAAGACGCCTGGATACACAGCTCCTGGCCATCACAGCAACTAACAGGTATACAGGAAGGAAATCTGATTGCTTTCATCCTGGCTGGCTACAcacaccaagtgttgccagaTCATCTTCCCATTCAGTGCTCTGTTTCCATTATGCTTTGctgttgctctttttttttcaccaacTCCAAGAAAAAGCCACATTTTGGATTGACCACCAGACAACAGATTAATCATGATCCTTCTGGATGTGGAATGGAAACATGCAGTCCAAAGAGCTGATTTTTGTCTTGAGGCAGGGATTTACACAGTGCTTTCTTTACTGCAAGAAGAAATGGTGCTGTATGACATCTCATGGGTGTCCCATAAGTTCCAGCAGTAAATCTGTTTCTccagaggcaggaaaaggaagaagggaaCAGCCAATTATACTCTGTGGggcaattttctgttttatttcctgaTGTACTCCCTGACTAGTGGAAAATCACTCTTGGCAAACACAAAACTTACCCTGCTTCCAAAAGGTGCATCTCTAAATTATTAATCAAGAGCACACAGAACCGCGAAAGGTGGAAAACTGAACAAAGGCTCAATTGACACTCTGGAAGTTGAGGAAGATATGGAAGACTCCCCtctaatttatttattccttttctgttctgttATCCTGATATGCTGCTTCCAGTTACCACTGCACCCCACACTGTATGGTATTACgtgattttgttttcagattgTTGGAGATAAAGTTACTTCATTATTAATATATATGCACTGTGCATATCCATAAATATTGAATATAgacgtgtgtgtgtgtgtaaaccTACTGGAAGTGTTAATAGTTAAGATAAACGAAGTCCATTATTGCAATGAGTGACTATTTCTATGACCCTATTTGCAATAAAAGCAGATTCAATGATATGAGAAAATTGCTAGGTTTCAGAATAATTGAACCAGGCCAGACGAATCCCCACAAAGGCATCATTTACAAAGTACTTTGCTtgtctaaaatatttattcccacaaaaggaaatggaaaaggagTTCATATGGTTACACAGCTATCCTCTGAGTGTAAAATTGTTTTATCATGTTATGTTTATTTCCTAGACATCTTCCACTGAGGTATTGCAGAAAAAATACTGGCTGTGCAGTTAATTCCTTTGTGTGGACTGCTCATATTTATTCTCTGGGAAGTCAATCACGTTTTGTTTAggcatgttttgtttttctgctgagCAAACACTTAAGCAACCCTTTTCTTGTAAAATCTTATTTGCATATACAATGTGCACCATTCAATGTCAGTGCTACACAGAGAGTTgaaatgtttttgctttctctccTATGTAGCATGGAAAGTAGTGGATTTCTTGATAAAAATGTTGGTGTTGCTCTTTAAGAATGCATTATATTGTTCGTGTTTAAGGGCTACATCAGTAGTTATAGATAATTTTAGTTTGCCTTTTATTGAAAGCCTGGATAGATTTTTACTATTAAATGTTCACAGCAAAATGATTCCAAGCAATCTACAGACAAAGAATTACTCCCAGCAATTATCCACTGAATAAATCTGAATAATGAATACATTGACAAAAGTCACTATCTATTTGTGAACAATTAGCTGAAAGAAATAGAGGTGACACTCACAAGCTAAATAATTCATTTATGAATTATTTGTCCAGCTTTGTTTCTGACATACTTTGCATGAAATTAGATCAAAGCTTAgatgaaaaattactttaaaaagaagGGCAGTATTAAAGGAAATTCTTACAGCTTTTAACGTAGAAATCATCCCACTCTTATTTATTACCAGTGATTTCAGAGGCTAGAGAAGTTATTTTCCTGGATTCTTTTACTTTAGGCATTGGGCTGTATTTTATTCCTAACATATATCCAATTTTAGGCTGTTAAACTACAATCAAAAGCACTTAGTATGAATGGAACTGTCCCTGTCATGAGATTTGAACTCCTGACATCTTTATCCACTGAAACTTGAGTGCCCAGGTAACTACTAATTATTCAAGCATTTACAACCATTACTATCAATATAATTAGCACATCTTGAGATAAAAGTGAGAATGCCACTATGAAATTATCATTCCTGGCATTTAGATAGCAATCTTTCATTGAAACATTTATAAGCTGCCCAATTATTTTTCAatcaaatgaataaaaaaaattttgtttacattttagGGAACTCTAGAACTGAAAAGAAATGGTTTCTGGCATGAAAAATTATAACTGCTGTCTCCATATGTCCATTTCTTGAATACAACAAACCCCATCCACTTCTGcactggtggttttttgttttgttttgttttgttatttttaattacaaaaatatcTTTGACCAAATACTTCAAAAACTGTAAAATCTTCCTGTGAACAAAGCCAGGCTCAGTGAAAAAGACATGAACAAGGTTTTTCATTCAGATCTAAAAGTGCATTGCCCCATTTTGCAGGAATAAGAAGCTCCACAAGACCTTCTTATGTGCCTTGCTGGGTGATgctaataaaaagaaataagacAATTCCCATGGACAAAGTCAAAGCTAGATGAGGACTAGAGTCTGAGTTCCCTAATTCCAACCTTCATTGGTTTTGCTGGCCAAAGCAGGCAGGTaaatttcttttacatttaTTAATTCCATGAATTAATAGTAAGTGATTATCACaacaggaggaaggaggagccAGAGAAGCCAGGGACCATGGTTTGACAGGTTTTGTCACCTTTCTGTCTGGGATCTACTATGAACAAAATTTTAAAGACTGTCTTTTCCCCACCAAAAAACACCCTAGATTTCCTGAAATAACCTCTCTGGAACACTTGCAGGACACAACAGAGAGGGGATTCGGGAAGCAGTTCACAAGGCCTGGAGCTGTGAGTTGGTTTCAGCATGAGGAAAAGCCCTCCATCACCCCAATGCACAGGAAAGAGAAGGTAAGGTAACTCTTTTCAGAGGTCTTTCAGGTCTGGTGCATTCAGTGGAGAGCCCTAGAGCAGCAAAATCAATTCCTGTCCACGTGGATGCTGATGGGCAGCTCTAAGGGCAGGCTTGAGGACAATACACCCATGcagaggctgggctgcaggagggcagcaaGTCCTGAGGGGTTTGCTGACCCCACATCAGCCACAGAAGCCTCCTCTGTTGCTCTGCTGGGGGATCCCAACCTTCTCCATCTATTCACCCATTCCCCACATCCCTGAAAGAAAGTGAATAAGTAGTGAagctcacagagcagctgtgccctcTGCTTCGCAGTGCCTGTATGAGCATCTTGCCACCCTCTCTGCACTGCAGAACAAGGGCCAGCCTGAACATGACATGGAAACATCCATCCAGCCACCCGCAATAAAGCCAAACCATGTAAACAgctacaggaaaacaaaaaacaaacacacaaacaaaaaagcacaaGCTTGTGGTTGCAGGGACATCAAACCAGTATATTTCAGCAATCATGGCAGGTATTTCCAACTAGAAATTGTATATTTGATGATGCCCAGCCTTCAGCATTTGAAAAGGGCCTGTTCAAGTCTCTTGAACAGTAAATCACCTCTCTTTCTATCAATAATCTTACTATAATATGAGTAGAAATGTCAAATgtttaaatcccattttattACTATAATAATAGATTTAATTTGTAAAACATATAAAGTGAGGCCATAACTGTTCTGGAGGGAGATATCTGTCATCCCACTATATTTACATAATTTGCTGATGACTTTACCCACATATTTTGAATGGAAGAAGGATTAAAAGCAATCCCACTTGCAAGATTTTTGTGACTGGGAATGGGTTCTGGAAAGGAAACCAACATGATCACAGAAATGCAGCAATTGCTGTTAAAAATCCACACCCAGCTTCACATTCACGCAGAACGAATACGTAGGTGTTTATCTGTGACTTGCTCCATTCAGGCTCTCTTGGGTGCCAGAACAGCCCTGCTTCCAGCTGCACAGCCAGTATTATCACTGGGTGCTATTTTTGGCTCCTGAGTACATCTCATCCTTCCCACGCCAGCCCTGGTACGAAGGGCACAAACTCTTCTTtccactcctcctcctccgctgCCGGCTCCGTCCCCGCTGCTCAGGGGTCTCCGGACACTTTTCCCTGGTCCCTCTCATTTTCTGGGCAAGAGGTTTTCCATCCAAAGATTCATGTGGGAGGCTTCATGTTGGCATCCAGAGTACATGTCCCAAATATGTCCAGCCTCACTTTCTGATCCTAGTGCCAAAGAGCTGCAGGTAAGTAATCTTCTCATGGGTGATGAAGTCCCTGTGTCCAGTGCCTGGAGCTTGTTACAAATGGGTTGTTTTTAGGGTCATACAATTTCCCAGCTATCACTTTGGTAGGTTTCCAGTTTTGTCACAGTATGTTAACACCAGATTTCTGTCTGAGGGGACAGTGCTTTGTTCGTTCTGACACTGTGGAGCTTTGAtttctgtaaattaataaaGTCTAGTGAATATCATTAAATCACTTCTTTTTTAAGGTGTTCCTTGGCTAGGTGTTATCCAACCAGGCAgtttaatgtttttctcttctgatgTGTTGTCGCTGCTCAGTGTTTGGAAAAGCTCATATGGGGCAACAGCTGCACTTGGAGTTATAAATCTCTTCAAAGATAAGGTTCAGTTTCCTTGGTTGTGCCACAGGAGAAGCCCTTATAGCTATAACCACCCCCGGCCTGAGCTAGGCTGTGTCTCCCTAAACCTGTTTCATTTTACACAGAATGATCAAATATTCATTATGTGAGTAAGTGTGTGTGTGGCTGTTGCAGAGGGATTGGGGTGTTCACCTGGTAGATGACAGACCCTGCTCCCAGTGACCGCTCCAATGAATATTTAAGTATTACATATTAAGTATTCATTGGAGCAAGGATAGGAGCAGACTTCTGCCACCCCCAAGGGAGTGCCCAAACACGAGGCTGTAAagtcattctttctttctttctttagctcaatgaatatttaattattcAAGGCCAAACAAGACAGCTCCAGTGGCAGAGACTGAGATTCCCTGCTCCTGTGTGTGCACCATAACCCTGATGATGAGAGTGTGTATATAAGATGTAACTTTGTATTTCTTTGGATTCAGAAAGAAGTGAAATCCAGGTTTTCCCTAACCTGAACGGGGCTTCCAGCTTCTTAGATGCTGAATGAAAAACTCAGAGCTCCAACACACACTGTCCCCAGTCATGAGACAGAGGTGATATGACCCCAGGATCAGAGAAAGCATCCTTATGAGTGCTGAGATTGGTTTTATGACTCTCTCAGGAGAAGGGATCAAAGCTGAAGACATTCCTCACCCCACAGCAGTTCCTGCTGGCTATGTTATATGTCTTATGAGGTTATCCAGAATGTGATGTGTAAGAAAACCTATTATCCCCCTTACTCTGGGGTCTGACACCCCCACATTGCAGTCAATGGGGCCTAATCCTGTTTCTGCAGTCCAAGGAGTGGGTGTGTGAAATGGTGAGCATGGGGAAAGCATGCAACGAGAAAAGTCAAGGCAATGGCATTTAGGTccaaaaaaggacaaaattagATAAATGAGGCATGGAAAGATTAAAGCAAGGAGATTTGAAGTAAGGAGAATGCAATCACTGAGTGGGGGAACAACaaacaaggagggggggaaagggAGCAGAGAGAAATCCAGAAGAAATAATAACCTTTATCTAGCCGTGGAACAGAGGGGAGAGATGGAAAAATCTAGAGAAGGTTACTCcaggcagaaataaaatgttaagaATCTCTACCCCTCactttgaaaagcagaaaaaattccATCTGCTCTCTACTGCCAGAGGACAGTGGGTGTCTGAATCAAGGTTCTTTGGATTACTTTGGGCAGCTGGCTGTGGGAGCATTCCCATGCAGAACAGTGAGTTATTACTGTTATTGCAGCTCTGTTTCTTGTAACTACAAAGAATCCACAGCATTATGATCCCGTTGTCAAAGACTAAATGTGGTTTCCAAGCCAAAACCAGAGCAACAGCACAATTTTCAtattgaaatgcaaataaattacCTTCTTGTACCCATCAGGAGTGTCCAAACCCAAGTCAGCTGCACAGTCCcagtttttttaaacagtaatGCTGCATTCTGAATGGAACTGCTTAGCTCAGAACATTTCAAAGGTGCTCCAAATGATATGGTTCATATATTTCATATCACATTTATGTTCTTCTAAGAACAGCCCAAGGCTGTTGAGCAGCCACTTTCAGCAAATCTTTGTTACAATTTAGAGAAATCCTTTCTGAACATTTTGCTGTCCATTGCTCTACCTATCCTTTTCCCTGAGAATGCACCTTTAGAGTACTGCAGATCTGTGGCAATGCAGGAATATGCCTTTTGTTTGGCTGTAAATATTAGAGTGGTCTGGCTATGCCCAAGCAGACGTGCTACATGTCGTGTCCTTCGTGGGATACATCCACCAAAGATCAAAAGTTCACCCAGATACTTCACCCTGTTTGAATGGTCACGTGTTTTGTGTTTTGATCAACTCTTTAGACAGATGACAGCAGCTATCCTCCTTCCATACTGAGGAAAAGGCCACCTGTGGACCAAGCTgtgggggaaaagaggagagcagagaggagggTTCGATTTCGTGAGCCAGAAGAAGTCATCGAACATGGTATGCCCAAGTTATCAGGAATTTTGGCATGgccttttctagcttttaaCATCCACTCTGTCTGTTCAGATCAGCTTCCCCCTCTGaaaatttgtaattttcagCTCAGCACGGAGCAGAGGGTGGATGATTTTTGCTCTGAGCTTTGCAGAGCTGCATCTGGTCCAttttcctgcctgccctgggatGGACAAGCTCCTGCCTCACCCTCAGTTGCTGTCACAGTGACTCCTGAGTCAGCCCCCACAGGGGTCATTGTACACCACGGGTCTGGCTGGGCCCCAGGGCTTCCCCAGAGCAATGTTTCCACTCAGACCACATTTAAACATAATTATGTCACTGTGGGTAACTAGGATGCCACAGAGTACAACAGCAGGGGTCTGAGCCTAGCAGCCAGGATGTAATAACTTCTGCCAACAGAGACACCCAGTGAATGACACAGCTAACAAAACCTCTGGTCTTTTCATTCATGAGCCAAAATATTGCAAGTAGGTCAACTCCCAGTTGACCTTCAGCAGAGGTCTGGCACAAGGATCCAGCTTGTACTTCTGTATGTGCTGTATGCCATACCAAATAACTGGTGTTACCTACTGACTTTCCCAAACCCATCCAACCAAGTTAGTTTTATTTATTGGTAGAGAACTAAAATTATATGGGTTTGATATGTCAGTTGGTCAGAACACAGGCGGCAGAATGGTAAAATTTCTATGTCAGCCACCTGTTTGGACTGCCACAGCTTCTGAAAATAAGGCTTGGCATCTGCTGTGTCTATAAACAGAACTCTCATTTGTTTGGCAATACATTGTTTGGGATGCCTCCTGATGCATGAGAGGAAGCTGTTTCTTGATAAGCTTGTTGACATGGCTTGGGCTTTCCCACCAAAACTGAACTCCTGGAAAGACTCAGTGAGTCAGATTTAAATTCCTCAAAGCTCACCTGACTGCTCTAGAGTAGGATTCTGATGGGCACTAATAACTCCCTCAGCTCTCTGCCAGAGTCCATGCCCCACACCAGCACTGGGAATCCTGCAGTTGGTCCAGCCCAGGAGACCAGGCTGGCCTCCCACTGGCTCTGACTTCTGCAAAGCCATGCTGGAactcctgcagggagctgcaagCATGGAGAAGGCTCTGACTCTTTTTCATGGAGACATCAGGAACGTTCCTACCCATAACTGGTATTCTGTGTTGCAAACAGTCTGTGATTTAGATTATTTGCTGTTTGTCCACACAACATTACTCACATTAAGGCTGGTGAAATAAAGGTTCCGGCACCACcgaattttttccatttccaatcAAGGACTTTTCATCCTGGTTTTTGTCTGGGCCCTGGCTGCCAAGCAGATTCATTTCCAGgatatttttgaaatgaaagtTAGTCTGACAGTGCTTTCTTAACTTTCATTCTTTCGGCCTTTTGGTCTAAATCCTTTCCTTTCTATGAATTATGTGGAATAGGGAAGGGTTTTATCACAGCTGTTTCCTgaccttcctgcagcagcagcaatcctGCCTCTGAATTCTCACACACAATAATTTTTCCTCACTTTCCTGAAGTGCACCTGCATCTGCATGTTTGCATGGATTGAGTAGGTCCTCATCCAGAGCCAAAAGTGGTGTAAGAAGttgcccagcagctccaaggTGACAGGCAATTTCAGCGACACTGCTTGGCTCCGGCTTTTCTTGTTCACCTGCTGCCAAGAGACCTTTCCAGGCAAGtaagaacattttcattttgttttctagtAATTTCCTGCTGTGACTACGTAGTGGGTAAGTAGAATTTTTCACATTATAACTGTGAGCCATCCATAGCATTAACCTGAGTTTGTTTTTGCAGTTGGGGGGATGCACTGTGCAAATATACCCTCCATATACACAGCAGTTTGTGTTGTCAGTGgttgttgctttttcttctcagcATAAGCAGCACAAGGTGCTGATGAGGTCTGGTGCAATTTTAAACAAGACATCTAGTAAGACAAATAgtggaaacaaaaattaatccctgaagctatttttaatttaaatataatgaatatattttatggCATTAGAATAGGTACAGGTTTCTCACTAAGATATGCAAGAAAAGCACCCCAAGCTAAACAATAGTTCTCCCTGCTGAGTTTTGTATGAGGGGAAGAGACAATTCATTTATGTGCTGACAGCAGggtagaaataataaaaataatcagttttttctgttttttgtttgagGCCTGGCAGCCCCACAGACCCCCAAGGAAATGAGTGTATCTAGATATTCTGATGATGGTGATCATTTCAGGGGCAACATGCAGCCCCTGCTGTAGGCAGTGCAGTGAAGGGGAGAGCGGCACCTACACACATTTGTATATACCCACACAGAGCTGTAGTTCTGGGAGGCCAAAAAGCCTCTCAGGCAGATGTCACCATATCCCTCAGCTATTGCTCTTGTCCAGGAAGAAGGGTTGTATGCTCATGACAATGCAACCATCATCTAGGGCTGTTATTGGGCTAGAAACACGAAACTACAGCCAGAAAAGGGTTCTGTGGAAAAGCAAAGGTCAAATATTCTTCAGGGCACGGTGGAAATGTGTTCCCAAAGCAGGAATGAGACAAAATCTCCTGTACTCAGGTCCAGTGTTTTTCTCAGATGAGTTGCCATGAGACTGAGCACAGGTCTGTTCTCTTCCAACAAGCAATTTAACGAACAAATTTCAGCATTAAATTTCTAATTGCAATCTAGAAAAGCAAATTTGATTTTCAACTCCTAAATGTAGTGATGGGCTGAAGCTGTTGTGAGCACAGCTCATCACAATTTTGCAGGTGGAATTACCcttctgtgttatttttttctgtttatggATAGAACATATTTCATAACTGAGAGGATATAAGGAAAGTCCATTTTTACATTTGAGATCACCCAGAAATTTCACATGGAAAGTAGCTTTCTAAAACTTGGAACAGGTTACAAGGACTTCATATGAAAGGGTTGATGTGAAAAGCTGTTCAGCTTCCACAGGAAGGTTTCCCTGCTCCCATGAGAGCTCATCAGCCAAGCCTCACGTTGGAAAAGGCAGGTGGGGcacccagccaggagctgt comes from the Taeniopygia guttata chromosome 5, bTaeGut7.mat, whole genome shotgun sequence genome and includes:
- the C5H14orf180 gene encoding nutritionally-regulated adipose and cardiac enriched protein homolog isoform X1, yielding MWEASCWHPEYMSQICPASLSDPSAKELQTDDSSYPPSILRKRPPVDQAVGEKRRAERRVRFREPEEVIEHVISCCDYVVADDRTSSGLPVLLWLLFCAVLILAVSLYYTSMKQDVTVLEEFQSRLVIFFLHIRHVAQRCWTWFLRQ